The genome window GGGGGAGCTGCGAAATACAGGGGACAGAAGGGGTGTGTGGGAGTTTGGGGAAGTGCAGCGAAAGTATATGGCTCTTGTTCAAAATCAGAGTGATCACTGGCGTCAACGGGCTAAAGAGCTTTGGTATTCCGGGGGGGGACTGTAATAGTAAATTCTTTCATTCCTCGGTTAATAGTAGGAGGAGAAGGAATCAGATAGAGGGCCTTCGAAATGCTGATGGAGAACTGATAAGAGATGAACGCGGGAAAGCCGACATTATGGTCGATTATTTCCAAAGTCTGTTTTCTACAGAGGAGGGAGATGATCGACCTGTGCTTGAATGTCTGACCCGTCGAATTTCAGCAGATCAGAATGCTTCGCTGGTGAGGGAGGTTACGGTCGATGAGGTGAAAGCTGCAGTGTTTGGGATGCACCCGGACAAGTCCCCAGGGCCTGATGGGCTGTCTCCAGCGTTCTTCCAGACGCATTGGAACGTGGTGGGCGAGGAGGTGGTAAATTTCTGTAAACTTTTTCTTCTAACCGGTCATATGCCTGTTTGTTTAAATGACACTCATATTGTGTTAATTCCGAAAAAGAGTCATCCTGACTTGATGTCGAATTTCCGTCCTATCTCGTTATGTAATGTTGTTTATCGTGTTTTGGCAAAGGTCTTAGCTAATCGTTAGAGGGGGGTATTAGATTTGATTATTTCCCCGGCACAAAGTGCTTTTATTCCAGGGAGAACAATTATTGATAATATCCTGCTGGCCTATGAGTCGAATCATGCGATGAATCGTGTTCAAGGGGATAGGGGTGGTTATGGGGCGTTAAAAGTCGATATGAGTAAGGCATATGACCGAGTAGAGTGGGGGTTTTTAGGGCGGGTTATGGCAAAGTTAGGTTTCAGTGAGCGGTGGGTGGCTTTAATGCATGAGTGTATTTCTACAGTTCAGTATCGGATTCTGGTGGAGGGGAAAGAGTGGGGGCCTATTAGTCCGGCTAGGGGTTTACAGCAGGGGGATCCTTTGTCTCcatgtttatttatattagtaGCCGAGAGTCTTAGCGCCATGTTAAGGGTTCAGGAGGTAGAGGGTGGTTTGCAGGGGGTGAGGGTGGCCCGGGGGGCTCCACGTATTTCTCATCTATTCTTCGCGGATgattgtcttttcttttttagggCAAACAATCTTGAAGCGGGGGTTATTAGAGAAGTTTTAAAGGAGTATGGGCGGGCTAGTGGGCAACAAGTGAATTTTGCGAAAACGGCTATCGTTTTTGGAAAGAATGTGGGGAGAGAGGATAAGGAGGCTGTTTGTGAATCTCTTGGGATTACGGAACAGCAGGGTGGGAGGAATAGAATTCATTACTGGGGAAACCGGTTTTTGTCGCGAGCTGGGCGTGAGGTTCTTCTCAAGACAGTCGTACAGGCTATTCCAAACTATGCGATGAATGTGTTTTTGTTACCTAAATCTATGTGTGTTGAGATGGAGAGACTCATGAATGCATTTTGGTGGGGATGTGAGGGGCGAGGGAGCAAGGGGATTCGGTGGAGTTCGTGGGCTGACTTATGTCAACCAAAGCAGTGTGGTGGAGTGGGTTTTAGGTTAGTGAGGGAGATGAATTTGGCAATGCTGGGTAGACAAGGCTggaattttttgcataaaccaAATTCCTTGGTGACTCGTGTTTTTAAAGCTCGTTACTTTCCAAATTGCTCTTTCCTTGATGCAAAGCCGGGGTCGAATCCTTCCTTTGTTTGGTCGAGCATTCGTGAAACTCAAAATCTGTTAAGGGAGGGAGTGAGGTGGGGTATTGGGAATGGAGAGGGTGTGCGGGTGTGGGGGGGATCCTTGGTTATCAAACACAGATGATCCTTATGTTTCTACTCAGAATCCCGGGTTTGAGCCTAGTCCTTTGGTCAAATCCTTATTTCAACCAGTGACTACTAGCTAGGATGAGGATCTgttatatgatatttttattccGCAGGACTGTGCTAGCATTATGAGTGTTCCACTGCCCAATTGTGTTTCCCCTGATTTTCTGTTTTGGAGACGTGAGTCGAATGGATTGTATTCGGTGCGTAGTGCTTACCGAAGTCTAACTGATATGGATGTACTGAATAGTGGCTGTGAATGGACTGATGTGTGGAATTTAAATATACCGCCTAAGATTAAGTGTTTCTTTTGGACATTATGCACAATGCGTCTCCCTACTAAAGATGTTCTTCTGCTGAAACAGGTTCGGTGTGATCCGCTTTGCGCTCTTTGTGGAGTGGCGGATGAAACTGCTATGCATGTGTTTGCTAATTGTAATTTTGCACATTTGTGTTGGCATGTTATCGATCCAGATTGGGAGTTGAGTGAAATGGAATCTATTGGGCAGTGGTTACAGAATATGTGGAGGCATTTATCTCGGCAGATGGTGGAAAAGGTGGTAGTAATTTGTTGGGCTTTGTGGGAAAATCGCAATAACTCTGTTTGGCGCCAGCAGATTAAGGATCCGAGAACTATGGTCATGCatgcttttctatttttggAAGCGTGGAAAAAGGCTCAGCAGCATCCACATGAACACACTGCTTTTCGTCAGACTTGAATTGATGATGGTTCAGATTGGCATCCTCCTCCTGTTTCTTTTCTAAAAGTAAACATTGATGCAGCAATGGATTATGAGAATGGATGCATGGGGTTGGGGTGGGTGGTTCGGGATCATGAAGGGGAGGTTCAGGGGGTGCCAATGCGGAAGGTTGTGGGACTTTATTCAGTTCCGGAGGCTGAAGCGATGGGAGCCCGTGAGCCGTTAAGTTGGATTAAGAGGAAAGGGTGGGAGTGGGTCATCATTGAGTCTGATGCGCAGTTGGTGACAAGGGCGGTGGATGGTGGTGAGTTAAATACTCCCTTTGGCGTGTTAGTTCGGGATGTCCGGGCTCTTCTGAATCAGTTTGAGTCGGCTACTTTCAGATTTGTGCGTCGAGGTGGTAATATGGTCGCTCATGAGTTGGCAAGAAGATCCTTACGCCTGGGGAATACTGATcttgttgaattttttgatTATATGCCTCGTTTTATATCTGCTGTGGTCTGTAAGGATTTTATGaattaatatattgtttttttggctttcaaaaaaaaaaaaaaaagccataaCTCATAATCTTGTATTATTAGGAACatttgtttttagattttgatgataccaaatgataGGAATTTTAGACcccaattattttatattcaagACTTAAGGTAATTTTGCCCTACATTTGAATTCAACCGAATGGTACCTCAAGTAGTAGTAACTTTATCTATACGAATGTTAACTAGAGACGTTAGTCACAACAACGGGTCGAAGAGTAACCTTAGTGGTTATCTCTCGAATGGTTCAGGATTGAAGAATAAAGGTTGAAGATTCAAAGAGTAAAAGACTTCAATATCGAAAGGTTGCAAAGGCCGAATAGTGGAAGGGCCAACTTTTCAAAGTGTTAGAAGAACGAATGGTAATGTCAACCATTCGTAACTAAAAGGTCGCAGAGGTCGATGAGTAGGAAGGACCTACCTTTCGAGGAGTGACAAGGGACGAATGGTAAAGTCAACCATTCGTATCCGAGGCGTAGTAGGTTTAAGGTCTCAAAGCGTTAACTTTGTTAACCATTAGAAAGGACTGCTCGAGACATTTCTCTGAGCCTACAGTCTGAATTCTGAAACATTAAAACTTGAGCATATGAGTCAGAGGAATAAAAAGTCCTAGGAGTATATCCCAATGAGGATTTTTCCTTAAAATCCTAGAAAATATGTGCAGAACAAAAAGTAATGTTCAGCGCAACAATAGTCTTTAACGGTTGGAAAATCTGACAAGCTCACATACTCTCCAGATTACGCGCCAGTCTTTACACTCTCAAAAAGTAATGTTCAACGCAACAATAGTCTATAAGCGTTTGAAATTTGTTCCTCTCTCCAACGAAACTATTCCAACgtgcctataaataccctcttCCATGACTGAAGAAACTACTATTCATATACAAAATTTCTAAGTGTTCAAAAAGCTTTAGTATTCAAGCGACCAGTGATTGAGAAAGAGATACAAAAGCTAAATCGTCCATATCTAGAGTTTTAGAGACTTGTGCTACTTTCAAGTGAAGATTCAGATTATTAAGCCAAGATATCTAGTTTGAGAAAGAAGAAAACATTTTCTTCAACCTTTGTAATATCTACTCGGTAGCAGTAGAAAGAGGTGGAGTAAAATCGTGTTAAGTAGAGATTGAGAAAGAGATACAAAAGCTAAATCGTCCATATCTAGAGTTTTAGAGACTTGTGCTACTTTCAAGTGAAGATTCAGATTATTAAGCCAAGATAGTGCTACTTTCAAGTGAAGATTCAGATTATTAAGCCAAGATATCTAGTTTTTCAAGTGAAGATTCAGATTATTAAGCCAAGATATCTAGTTTTAGAAAGAAGAAAACATTTTCTTCAACCTTTGTAATATCTACTCGGTAGCAGTAGAAAGAGGTGGAGTAAAATCGTGTTAAGTAGAAAAACCTGGTGGTGGTATTCACGTCTGGCTTTGTGTTCAAAGCATGAACATTAGTGTGTTGTACTGGAAGATAGTGCAAACCTCCTTAAGGGTcttaaggagaagagtggagtaggttGGTTATAGCCGAACCATtataaatctctctctctctctctctctctctaattaTTTATAGCTTTATTGCAtaattgtaacccctcacctattcgagtaaaattaaggttcaaaaaacatttctttaggctataacattcatgagatgatctcccgatgcctcaaaagaattattataagtaaggacagttagtaataagctgcgatcgtacgtcccggtcacgaaccgtaaaacttttaggaactagtattcggacccgtttgtcctaggaaatggatttttaggcatcatactattattcttgaatttcctatttaattagattagcccatagcagccaaaatttatttgtgatcgtacatcgcgaaatttcgcggtgtaccgaacctagcccaattttgagttctagactggaataaatttttgggttcgagaattatttgaattgaattagtttctaccaagaattcatctgatttaatcccaagcaGTCTAAGTTAAGATATTttggattattttattccaaattAGGTGGGATCTTATCCTAAAAggagtggactagtcaaccattgaccaagaccataaaaacccaattttccttcttctttccccCTAGTGTGGCCGAAATactcaaagagagagagagagtgaaattgtcatcatcttcttcaaagctccaacttccatagccaagatctccacacaaacctccaagatattcggtaaaactccaattttattcggtaaatagctttattttgcatcctagaacatgaatctaagttaaaatttcttaaaatcatgtgttatgtggttgatggaattctagggttttagggtgaattgggggaaaacATCTACAAGGATCTCCTACAAGGTTTGGAACCcatttgaggtaaggaatccctttatttggttgaggttgtctGAAACTAGGTAATTGATGATTTGGttgaaattattttgagtgcTAGATGGAACTTTTGTGTACATTATgcatgtgtaaatatatataatgatattattcatgatatatgtgtgtacaaAATATTGtgggtatgaggtggttgtcaATGTGctcaaaatatccaatttaagtATACTAagtgtattataaaatatatgtagtatatatacatgtaaggTAGTATAAAAAATATGGGTGTATATATTTGTGtttcatgttatatatatataattatatataaaaagtgtATGGGTATGTACATATACTTAATTTCGTgaagagtgtgtgtgtgtagctAATGgtgtgagtatatatatatatgtttcacgtgaggtgtgtgtgtgtatagccTACtgtataagaatatatatatatacatattaaagtGGGTGTGTgactatagtatatatatatgtacttaatataagtattagttatatatacatatataaagtatGTATATACGCGTAGAATAatatgcgtatatatatatatttatatacaaattatacGTATGAGTTATGTATATACATAAGGGCCGTAtatttatgagtacatatatgagtatgtatgtattaataaaatgtcacattttgtgtatagtctATGGTATGTGTAACCCATAATTACATATGTGGGTAGTAAGAAGAACAACACTATGTAGTTGGGTAGTACGTGTTCgtaaagaataaatgttgtGGTGTGTTGCGCATATGTTGATATTGGAAAATGTacatgttatatgcattgagatgtatgtgttaAATGtaagacttatgtgataaatgtggagttgaaagtgtagagtagttacacttgaattaccttagtgacatgatgttagtggatcattcaaatgttttgaaaagaaaaggagaatttttgaaatGGGTTGAAAGGGGAATTAACTTTCGAGTATGGgcattgacccaagtatgtccaaactttttttttttcaaagcaagaaagggaaaggaatagaaaatgttttcaaaccttagttctagtaaagtggtgaaggatcttgttaaccacggaataaagatgagcttaaagtgcctattccgcatggtaattatgtgtatgatcagtcatactgtgggcgaagtctattcgcgagtactatatcacccggaaggaaaaggtactcctacgggggtgtgcacacttaagtatagtcactctatgttcgggtaggtgtcgttcttatgaacctagtgaggctagctaggaatcattccaacgctcctataagtccaggggatcagtattagaccgggcgatgaccacggaacccgagttcaacgatccaagtggtcaaaagtggagaaagactccaaaggcctcacactttctatctaggactaagtggaattttgaaatatgaatgtagttactccgtaactacgggAAAGAAAGCCGTGACAAGTGTTTAtttacccaaaggttgtgggtgatctctctccttgaaaagtgaaaagtggtgagaatttcattatgagagaaaggtttctactaaagtgattgcAAACAAGATGTGTGAATTATATTTTACActacttgctagtatgcttacttgttagcaatatattgttgagtatgtcaatgaatatcaaatgaccttgtcaagaggggaAATTATGCATATTGAATTCTACTTTACTGTATGCAAGTTGTtaattataactgttgcaggtagaatcttgcagatgagtaaggtatagggttttctatgtaatctttttttttttttacaaacctttacttagttttaaataacccttggatatccttacttagccgtcgtgctaactacacttcactgtgttcttatcagatgcagtctagtgtcagttcttgcagtccggtgaactccgaaagttcaccggagtatgtgtgtcagggcatggattatgatgattacatacagatgatggagggagaagacccatacgcacctggttatgctcccgaggctcccacgaacccagatactcctatggctccgtcggccccttttgtctcttgcccggttatggacgaggtccaggctgcttacggcttttacccc of Ipomoea triloba cultivar NCNSP0323 chromosome 3, ASM357664v1 contains these proteins:
- the LOC116013238 gene encoding uncharacterized protein LOC116013238: MESVRVRLKYDNCFTVEAVGRGGGLAILWNGGLDVEVKGYSNHYIDTVVSAQGFQRWRFTGYYGSSERQNRRHSWDLLRYLASINNLPWVLMGDFNDIMLATEKVGRVPHPEWLRWGFCEAVRESGLSDFGFGGCQFTWERGRGTTQWVREKLDRVLVSGNWRDVFPMAKAWSVEGTSSDHLPLHLCTNWGGRRSVVRRSRYENSWGKEQECRDLVESAWYRDGAAPIMDRIERCSREVWQWGRRRSSGEREELKRCKKRMGELRNTGDRRGVWEFGEVQRKYMALVQNQSDHWRQRAKELWRRRNQIEGLRNADGELIRDERGKADIMVDYFQSLFSTEEGDDRPVLECLTRRISADQNASLVREVTVDEVKAAVFGMHPDKSPGPDGLSPAFFQTHWNVVGEEVVNFCKLFLLTGHMPVCLNDTHIVLIPKKSHPDLMSNFRPISLWRTIIDNILLAYESNHAMNRVQGDRGGYGALKVDMSKAYDRVEWGFLGRVMAKLGFSERWVALMHECISTVQYRILVEGKEWGPISPARGLQQGDPLSPCLFILVAESLSAMLRVQEVEGGLQGVRVARGAPRISHLFFADDCLFFFRANNLEAGVIREVLKEYGRASGQQVNFAKTAIVFGKNVGREDKEAVCESLGITEQQGGRNRIHYWGNRFLSRAGREVLLKTVVQAIPNYAMNVFLLPKSMCVEMERLMNAFWWGCEGRGSKGIRWSSWADLCQPKQCGGVGFRLVREMNLAMLGRQGWNFLHKPNSLVTRVFKARYFPNCSFLDAKPGSNPSFVWSSIRETQNLLREGVRWGIGNGEGVRDCASIMSVPLPNCVSPDFLFWRRESNGLYSVRSAYRSLTDMDVLNSGCEWTDVWNLNIPPKIKCFFWTLCTMRLPTKDVLLLKQVRCDPLCALCGVADETAMHVFANCNFAHLCWHVIDPDWELSEMESIGQWLQNMWRHLSRQMVEKVVVICWALWENRNNSVWRQQIKDPRTMVMHAFLFLEAWKKAQQHPHEHTAFRQT
- the LOC116013239 gene encoding uncharacterized protein LOC116013239, with product MDYENGCMGLGWVVRDHEGEVQGVPMRKVVGLYSVPEAEAMGAREPLSWIKRKGWEWVIIESDAQLVTRAVDGGELNTPFGVLVRDVRALLNQFESATFRFVRRGGNMVAHELARRSLRLGNTDLVEFFDYMPRFISAVVCKDFMN